Proteins found in one Solitalea lacus genomic segment:
- a CDS encoding glycoside hydrolase family 3 C-terminal domain-containing protein → MLSNKIINTVKRHVWVVLVFCSAILHAQDYKRLPMWDSSLPIDQRVNDLVSRLTLEEKVFQMLNAAPAIPRLGIPAYEWWNEILHGVARTPYKTTVFPQAIGMAATWDTTSLKLMANYSAMEGRAINNKAVEEGKTKERYKGLTFWTPNINIFRDPRWGRGQETYGEDPFLTAKLGAAFVRGLQGNDPKYLLSAACAKHYAVHSGPEPTRHTDNVNPTLYDLWDTYLPAFKELVVNAKVAGVMCAYNALNTQPCCANDLLMNEILRNQWKFEGYVTSDCWAIDDFVKNHKTHKTTAAASADAVMHGTDVECGTSVYKSLVDAVKNGIIDEKQIDVSVKRLFTIRYRLGMFDTKEKVNYTQVPFSTLEAPQHKAHALKMAQQSIVLLKNDNQLLPLSKSLKRIAVIGPNADSRVAMLGNYNGVPSRIVSVLDGIRDKVGTNTEITYESAINYVGETLFLSDNDVSFYSNEKKQGIKVSYFNNEELKGPPVYETVVNDINFAYPEGQLPARGVRARHYSARFTADFSTKEDETISWQMEGDDGYRLYINDSLVVNRWGYEPGKRIFKWNARKGVNYKMVLEYWQNEDGAMIRMQKGSEQKADLKAIAQRVADADAIVFVGGISPELEGEQMPVNVEGFDGGDRTSILLPAIQTSLLKKLKATGKPLVFVMLTGSAIAMPWEQENIPAILNAWYGGQSGGTAIADVLFGDYNPAGRLPVTFYKRDTDLPKFNNYNMQGHTYRYFNGEVLYPFGYGLSYTSFNYSGLSVSKNIKTGASITVEVNVKNVGRKDGEEVVQLYVAYPKLKNKTPIRALKGFQRISLKSGESRKVRFVLNPEHLSLVDDNGQRYQPTGELTISVGGGQPDVKTKCTSNTVQQTVMISKNSIM, encoded by the coding sequence ATGCTAAGCAATAAAATAATAAACACGGTTAAAAGACATGTATGGGTGGTGCTTGTATTTTGCTCTGCAATATTGCATGCGCAGGATTATAAGCGATTACCAATGTGGGATTCATCTTTGCCAATTGATCAACGGGTGAATGATTTGGTAAGCAGGTTAACATTGGAGGAAAAGGTTTTCCAAATGCTAAATGCCGCTCCTGCCATTCCGCGACTTGGCATTCCTGCTTATGAATGGTGGAATGAAATCTTACATGGAGTGGCTCGTACGCCTTATAAAACAACGGTGTTCCCACAGGCTATAGGTATGGCTGCAACCTGGGATACGACGTCCTTAAAGCTAATGGCGAATTATTCGGCTATGGAGGGTCGCGCTATTAATAATAAGGCGGTTGAAGAGGGCAAAACAAAGGAACGCTATAAAGGGCTGACATTTTGGACACCCAATATCAATATCTTTCGTGATCCTCGCTGGGGCAGAGGACAGGAGACTTATGGGGAGGATCCATTTCTCACAGCTAAACTTGGAGCTGCTTTTGTGCGTGGTTTGCAAGGTAATGATCCTAAATATCTTTTATCTGCAGCATGTGCTAAACATTATGCTGTGCACAGTGGTCCTGAACCTACAAGGCATACCGATAATGTGAATCCAACTTTATATGATTTGTGGGATACCTACTTGCCGGCATTTAAAGAGTTGGTGGTAAATGCAAAAGTTGCCGGAGTGATGTGTGCCTACAATGCTTTAAACACTCAACCTTGTTGCGCTAACGATCTGCTGATGAATGAAATTTTGAGAAATCAGTGGAAGTTTGAGGGTTATGTAACTAGCGATTGCTGGGCAATTGACGATTTTGTGAAGAATCATAAAACGCATAAAACAACTGCTGCGGCTTCTGCTGATGCGGTAATGCACGGTACCGATGTTGAATGTGGCACTTCTGTTTATAAATCATTGGTGGATGCAGTGAAAAATGGAATAATAGATGAAAAACAAATTGATGTTTCCGTAAAGCGTTTATTTACCATTCGTTATCGCTTGGGAATGTTTGATACAAAGGAAAAGGTAAATTATACACAAGTTCCTTTTAGTACATTGGAAGCACCTCAACACAAAGCACATGCACTTAAAATGGCGCAACAGTCAATCGTGTTGTTGAAAAATGATAATCAGCTTTTGCCTTTGTCCAAATCTTTGAAACGTATTGCTGTAATTGGCCCCAACGCTGACAGCCGGGTAGCGATGCTTGGCAATTATAATGGTGTTCCTTCGCGCATTGTGTCGGTGTTAGATGGTATTCGTGATAAGGTTGGGACCAATACGGAAATTACTTATGAATCTGCTATTAACTATGTTGGAGAAACTCTGTTTTTGTCTGATAATGATGTTAGTTTCTATTCAAATGAGAAGAAACAAGGAATAAAGGTTTCTTATTTCAATAATGAAGAATTGAAGGGTCCGCCAGTGTATGAAACAGTGGTAAATGATATCAATTTTGCTTATCCTGAAGGACAATTGCCTGCTCGAGGAGTTAGGGCCAGGCATTATTCAGCTCGCTTTACTGCTGATTTTTCTACGAAAGAAGATGAAACTATTTCGTGGCAAATGGAAGGTGATGATGGTTACCGCCTGTATATTAACGATAGTTTAGTTGTTAACCGTTGGGGCTATGAACCAGGTAAGCGTATTTTTAAATGGAACGCCCGGAAGGGGGTGAATTATAAAATGGTATTGGAATATTGGCAGAATGAAGATGGAGCTATGATCCGCATGCAAAAAGGTTCAGAACAAAAGGCCGATCTGAAAGCGATAGCACAAAGAGTTGCCGATGCTGATGCCATTGTATTTGTGGGTGGAATTTCACCTGAATTAGAAGGGGAGCAAATGCCCGTTAATGTCGAAGGTTTTGACGGAGGTGACCGTACTTCAATACTGTTACCGGCCATTCAAACCTCATTATTAAAAAAACTTAAAGCTACCGGTAAGCCCCTTGTTTTTGTTATGCTTACGGGAAGTGCCATTGCCATGCCATGGGAACAAGAAAATATACCGGCAATTTTAAACGCTTGGTATGGAGGACAAAGTGGAGGTACTGCCATAGCGGATGTTCTATTTGGAGACTACAATCCGGCTGGAAGATTACCTGTTACTTTCTATAAAAGGGATACGGATTTACCAAAGTTTAATAATTACAATATGCAGGGACATACCTACCGATATTTTAATGGAGAGGTATTGTATCCATTTGGTTATGGTTTGAGTTATACATCTTTTAATTACAGTGGTTTAAGTGTTTCTAAAAACATAAAAACAGGTGCTTCCATAACAGTTGAAGTAAATGTGAAAAACGTGGGCAGGAAAGATGGGGAAGAAGTGGTACAGCTGTATGTGGCATATCCAAAGTTGAAGAATAAAACACCAATCAGGGCGCTCAAAGGATTTCAACGAATTTCTCTGAAATCAGGCGAAAGTCGTAAGGTTCGTTTCGTTCTAAACCCTGAACACCTATCATTAGTGGATGATAATGGTCAGCGTTATCAGCCAACAGGAGAACTGACAATCAGTGTGGGAGGAGGTCAACCAGACGTTAAGACAAAATGTACTTCAAATACTGTTCAACAAACAGTTATGATTAGTAAAAATAGTATCATGTAA
- a CDS encoding right-handed parallel beta-helix repeat-containing protein, whose product MKFSYLLILSVLFALPSVVIAQRKNHVIYVSVDGKDSNLGTLKKPFATLQKAQSIVQALIKSNPTDLYTVYIRQGTYFFDKSFVVDSLHSGRKTSPITYCAYQDEKVSFSGGINIPVNRAVVVSNPSIISRLLPEARKKVLQVNLKALGIKNYGAVKPKGFGRAYSNAAMELFCNKEAMRPARWPNDTLVPIGKVHDPGSIPRNGDFSQRGGKFSYNVQRPSRWTKANDLWISGFFKYGYADDAVKIAQLDTVNKTFTTVQETLYGFESGKVFQRWYAFNLLEEIDLPGEYYIDRAAGMLYFMPPVGNLESLEVSFTEDPLVVLENASYVQFKDITFECGRGMGVYIEKGKENKIDRCVFRNLGTVAVMVGKGIHSPKGLQHDVTGEPVSRKIGSLYGHLYTNTTFEREAGFGHIISNSHIYNIGSGGIILGGGNRLTLEKGNNQVVNCRIHDFNRIERSYKAGVNIDGVGNVIRNCEIYDCPGSAVLLHGNDHLIEYNNIHHAVTQGDDMGAIYYGRDPSEFGNKVRYNFFHHLGNDHGYLVAVYHDDGACGMEVYGNVFYKAGSRASLIGGGNDNVYRNNLFIDCSVAIHIDNRLLGWGRNMVKRDEIFEQRLKAVNYQQPPYSLAYPSLTNYFDDKPGLPKRNYIEGNVFVNTKQITDAKAEWSDVGKNITLFGNPGFVDSEKMNFELLPSSEVFKLMSEFKKIPFSKIGIQKEEKITLNN is encoded by the coding sequence ATGAAATTTAGCTATTTACTTATTTTAAGCGTACTCTTTGCTTTACCATCCGTTGTTATCGCACAAAGAAAAAATCATGTCATTTATGTTTCTGTAGATGGGAAGGATAGCAACTTAGGAACACTTAAAAAACCTTTTGCTACACTTCAAAAAGCACAAAGTATTGTTCAAGCTCTAATAAAATCTAATCCAACAGACTTATATACTGTTTATATCCGTCAAGGGACTTATTTTTTTGATAAGAGTTTTGTAGTTGATAGTCTTCACTCTGGAAGGAAAACTTCTCCAATTACTTACTGTGCCTATCAGGATGAAAAAGTAAGTTTTTCAGGTGGAATAAATATTCCTGTGAATAGGGCTGTTGTTGTTTCCAATCCATCAATCATTAGCCGCCTGTTGCCCGAAGCTCGTAAAAAGGTGTTGCAGGTTAACCTGAAGGCATTAGGTATAAAAAATTACGGAGCTGTTAAACCAAAAGGTTTTGGCCGTGCCTACTCCAATGCCGCAATGGAGCTTTTCTGCAATAAAGAAGCCATGAGGCCGGCCCGTTGGCCCAATGATACTTTAGTTCCAATTGGCAAAGTACATGATCCGGGATCTATCCCACGTAACGGTGATTTTTCCCAAAGAGGAGGAAAGTTTTCATACAATGTGCAAAGACCATCTCGCTGGACAAAGGCAAATGATCTGTGGATCTCTGGCTTTTTCAAATATGGATATGCTGATGACGCCGTGAAGATTGCTCAGCTTGATACTGTAAATAAAACATTTACTACTGTGCAAGAAACTTTGTATGGCTTTGAAAGTGGCAAAGTTTTCCAGCGTTGGTATGCTTTTAATTTATTGGAGGAAATTGATCTGCCGGGTGAATATTATATCGATCGGGCTGCGGGTATGCTTTACTTCATGCCCCCTGTAGGAAATTTGGAAAGCCTTGAAGTATCGTTTACAGAAGATCCTTTAGTGGTGCTAGAAAATGCATCATATGTACAATTTAAAGACATTACTTTTGAATGTGGACGTGGCATGGGTGTCTATATTGAAAAAGGTAAGGAAAATAAGATTGATCGTTGCGTTTTCCGAAACTTGGGTACTGTAGCAGTTATGGTTGGTAAAGGCATACATTCACCCAAAGGTTTGCAGCATGATGTTACAGGGGAACCTGTTTCAAGAAAGATCGGCAGTTTGTACGGCCACCTGTATACGAACACCACTTTTGAACGTGAAGCCGGTTTCGGTCATATCATCAGTAATAGTCACATCTACAACATAGGATCTGGTGGAATCATTTTAGGCGGAGGTAACAGGTTAACCCTTGAAAAAGGAAATAACCAGGTTGTTAATTGCCGCATTCATGATTTTAATCGCATCGAACGCTCCTACAAAGCCGGAGTTAATATTGACGGCGTGGGTAATGTCATTCGTAATTGCGAAATCTACGATTGTCCGGGTAGTGCAGTGCTTTTACATGGCAACGACCATTTAATTGAATATAATAACATCCATCATGCTGTAACGCAAGGTGATGATATGGGCGCTATTTATTATGGACGCGACCCGAGTGAATTTGGCAATAAAGTGCGATACAACTTCTTTCACCATTTAGGTAATGATCACGGTTATTTAGTAGCCGTTTACCATGATGATGGAGCTTGTGGAATGGAAGTCTACGGCAACGTATTTTACAAAGCAGGAAGTCGTGCCTCACTCATTGGCGGTGGTAACGACAATGTTTACCGTAACAATTTGTTCATTGATTGTTCGGTTGCAATACATATTGATAACCGCTTGTTGGGTTGGGGGCGGAATATGGTGAAGCGCGATGAAATCTTCGAGCAACGCTTGAAGGCCGTTAATTACCAACAGCCTCCTTACTCCTTAGCTTATCCATCCCTTACCAACTATTTCGATGATAAGCCTGGATTACCAAAGCGAAATTACATCGAGGGTAATGTGTTTGTGAATACCAAGCAGATCACTGACGCAAAAGCCGAATGGTCGGATGTTGGGAAGAATATCACCTTGTTTGGTAATCCAGGTTTTGTGGATTCTGAAAAAATGAACTTTGAACTTTTGCCTTCTTCGGAAGTGTTTAAGCTGATGTCTGAGTTCAAGAAAATTCCGTTTTCGAAAATAGGTATTCAAAAAGAAGAAAAAATCACCCTAAATAATTAA
- a CDS encoding TlpA family protein disulfide reductase — MKNFIKSLVLVFFCLAAVVNASAQSRLVTITGSFTQKKNYEITIAGKSGDKSFRVVQHNNDPSNPNFSFVFPAIADANYQLKVKVMKMGNRRLEVETEVDYPLNLTGKNSLNLTIDPALFDQKSGFKIEKLPAKLSTASISGSFNNAKYGVDLTFEKVVEGRLAPVQIIFGKAGDSVFNFLVPVEKEGFYYLTTMGWKKQVYLKPNDQLQLVLDNRSGIQISTTKSTEENNALQKWEELIYPLKAIVKTPKPDREAFMSMHQSLQPKIKTFVQQVKTQNVKFNALFKTAAQLDNNMAVLNLLLKTNSVNRGSFSSSYKEFVNVPDYYKQTLKTNAINSADLLKLADGYDYINLNAKLSLDDTKAKGITDAEKVKVLMNSTPNDTLKAYLLKSQLNELELNVSNYTEFRDVFLPYKKYAKVPSVKAKYDGVSGMYAADTAFLGKSAYDFTLPDVNGKMVSMKDFKGKVVLVDVWATWCGPCKAQMPFLKEVEELYKGNDSIVFVGISLDAAKDKQKWLNMIHEKQLEGVQLLDDFGRTFGRKYKMVAIPRFLLIDKNGNWAEVRCPLPENKEKLKKYIDRELQRNI; from the coding sequence ATGAAAAATTTCATTAAAAGTTTAGTGCTTGTCTTTTTTTGCTTAGCCGCCGTGGTAAATGCATCAGCACAATCACGGCTGGTAACAATCACCGGTTCATTTACCCAGAAAAAGAATTATGAGATCACGATTGCTGGCAAGTCGGGTGATAAATCTTTCAGAGTAGTTCAACACAATAATGATCCCAGCAATCCTAATTTTTCATTTGTTTTTCCTGCAATTGCAGATGCAAACTATCAACTGAAGGTAAAGGTAATGAAAATGGGTAATCGCAGGTTGGAAGTTGAAACCGAGGTTGATTATCCTTTGAACCTGACCGGAAAAAATAGTTTAAACTTAACTATCGACCCTGCTTTGTTTGATCAAAAGTCAGGTTTTAAAATTGAAAAACTGCCGGCTAAACTCTCAACGGCATCAATTTCGGGTTCGTTTAACAATGCCAAATATGGGGTAGACCTTACCTTCGAAAAGGTGGTTGAAGGTCGGTTGGCGCCGGTTCAAATCATTTTTGGTAAAGCAGGAGATTCAGTTTTCAACTTTTTGGTACCTGTTGAAAAGGAAGGATTCTATTACCTGACCACCATGGGTTGGAAAAAGCAGGTTTACCTAAAGCCTAATGACCAGTTACAATTGGTGTTAGATAACAGATCTGGAATACAAATCAGTACCACTAAATCTACTGAAGAGAATAATGCGCTTCAAAAATGGGAAGAATTGATTTATCCTTTGAAGGCTATCGTTAAAACGCCAAAGCCGGATCGTGAAGCGTTTATGTCTATGCATCAGTCATTGCAGCCAAAAATTAAAACATTTGTTCAGCAGGTTAAAACTCAGAATGTGAAATTTAATGCACTTTTTAAAACTGCTGCACAGCTTGATAACAATATGGCCGTCTTGAACCTGCTGTTAAAAACAAATAGTGTAAACAGAGGGTCGTTTTCGTCCTCTTATAAAGAATTTGTAAACGTTCCGGATTATTACAAACAGACATTAAAAACTAATGCCATTAACTCTGCTGATTTGTTGAAATTAGCAGATGGTTATGATTATATTAATCTGAATGCAAAATTAAGCTTGGACGATACCAAGGCGAAAGGAATTACAGATGCTGAAAAGGTGAAGGTTTTGATGAATTCAACGCCAAATGATACATTAAAAGCTTATTTGTTAAAATCTCAATTGAATGAACTGGAGCTCAACGTAAGTAACTATACGGAGTTTCGTGATGTTTTCCTGCCGTACAAAAAATATGCAAAAGTGCCTTCAGTTAAAGCCAAGTACGATGGTGTTAGCGGCATGTATGCTGCCGACACAGCATTTTTAGGCAAATCAGCTTACGACTTTACTTTGCCAGATGTAAACGGCAAAATGGTGTCGATGAAGGATTTTAAAGGCAAAGTTGTTTTGGTTGATGTTTGGGCTACTTGGTGCGGGCCTTGCAAAGCGCAAATGCCTTTCCTGAAAGAAGTAGAAGAACTTTATAAAGGAAATGACAGTATTGTTTTTGTAGGCATTTCTTTGGATGCCGCAAAAGACAAGCAAAAGTGGCTGAACATGATTCATGAAAAGCAGCTTGAAGGTGTACAGCTTTTGGATGATTTCGGCAGAACATTTGGCCGTAAATACAAAATGGTTGCGATTCCTCGCTTTTTATTAATTGATAAAAACGGTAATTGGGCCGAAGTACGTTGTCCGCTTCCTGAAAATAAGGAAAAGCTTAAGAAATACATTGATAGGGAATTACAAAGAAATATTTAA
- a CDS encoding endonuclease/exonuclease/phosphatase family protein, translated as MMKILGKSLLLFGLCLGLIMKQGDSFAVTKSDTLKILTYNVHHCNPPGTNVIDVAAIAKVVKESNASIVALQEVDVNTSRSGKELNEAEAIAKACGMYFCFGKSLDFAGGGYGNAILSKYPISDVQCMLLSKAADPKTEQRSLLTVKLAIGENKFIRFACTHLDVASVANRELQIKEITQMAKSDSLPFFIAGDFNDIPQSAALNLFDKTFIRSCITCEPTAPQDVPNQIIDFIAFDKRFSKNIKVANHVVLDDRYASDHRPVYAELLIKH; from the coding sequence ATGATGAAAATTCTTGGTAAAAGCTTACTATTATTCGGTTTATGCTTAGGTCTAATTATGAAACAAGGCGATTCTTTTGCCGTGACTAAAAGCGATACCTTAAAAATTTTAACATATAATGTCCATCACTGCAATCCTCCAGGTACAAATGTAATCGATGTAGCCGCTATTGCGAAAGTGGTAAAAGAGAGCAATGCTTCCATTGTAGCACTTCAGGAGGTTGATGTCAATACGTCGAGATCAGGAAAAGAACTGAATGAAGCGGAAGCCATTGCCAAAGCTTGTGGCATGTATTTTTGCTTTGGTAAATCCCTTGATTTTGCAGGAGGCGGTTATGGTAATGCTATTTTATCTAAATACCCTATTAGCGACGTGCAATGTATGCTTTTATCAAAGGCTGCTGATCCCAAAACTGAGCAGAGGTCTTTACTTACTGTTAAATTAGCCATTGGAGAAAATAAATTTATCCGTTTTGCTTGTACGCACTTGGATGTTGCCAGCGTAGCGAATAGAGAATTACAGATTAAGGAGATCACCCAAATGGCTAAAAGCGATTCACTGCCATTCTTTATCGCGGGTGATTTTAATGATATTCCTCAAAGTGCAGCTCTTAACCTGTTTGATAAAACGTTTATTCGTAGTTGTATAACTTGTGAACCAACAGCTCCTCAGGATGTTCCTAATCAAATCATTGATTTTATTGCCTTTGATAAACGCTTTTCTAAAAATATTAAGGTAGCGAATCATGTGGTTTTGGATGATCGATATGCTTCTGATCATCGTCCGGTATATGCAGAATTGTTAATAAAACACTAG
- a CDS encoding peptide-N-glycosidase F-related protein produces the protein MKKFLIFLFLVLSVSCYAQKSKVIHVVPHHRTTVICDTKMSGSNPFPAWGVFPSESLPVRKITMHVTLGSPDSIRTAHWDYLDRIYIRRKGGEHGKLNNCEIGRMLTPYGSIYNKGWSWTWKVDVTDFEPLLRDSVEIVYVHTGYEDKTVGWALTIDFEILSGPPVVRPLGITTLWNGAFKYGDPKYNIADSLHPISYVAPFGTAISRIRIQHTGHGMDKPKGCSEFCSRWRELRMDGKLVDRRDIWKKCGSNPLYPQGGTWVYNRAYWCPGDLQVPDIIDLPTSAGQHTASIMMEPYTATGNIQAEENISAFLYSYSSPLQKTDVTLDQIVVPTDEQQFSRLNPAAFNPRFIVRNLGSRNLKKLTITYGTEGFPKRIYHWKGDLGFNKTTEIILQEPVQFKQGINTYTVTLSKPNGVADAWMGDNELTTTFTAPELYPTNFVLKFKTNNQPMDNDVYLIDSVGNKIFHRAAPELSPDSLYQDTIRLKEGKYELCLTDSAGNGLEFWAEPKNGDGYLRMFDLKGNLIYTFESDCGDGEKLSFVATSNFIADTTQANYAFSLYPRAITSNTELTVISNKTGEMKVVFTVDGKVYQQHEYVGIKNGTFSYNLEDLPDGRIIMEVFIEGKSRFKGRLNKKGIKK, from the coding sequence ATGAAAAAGTTTTTAATTTTTTTGTTTTTAGTACTTTCTGTCAGTTGTTACGCGCAAAAATCGAAGGTCATTCATGTGGTGCCGCATCATCGAACAACAGTGATCTGCGACACCAAAATGTCCGGGAGCAATCCATTTCCCGCCTGGGGCGTCTTTCCATCCGAATCATTGCCTGTGCGAAAAATAACTATGCATGTAACGCTTGGCAGCCCCGATAGCATCCGTACTGCTCATTGGGATTATTTGGACCGCATATATATCCGCCGAAAAGGTGGGGAGCATGGGAAATTGAACAATTGTGAGATTGGGCGGATGCTTACCCCTTACGGAAGTATTTACAATAAAGGGTGGAGTTGGACCTGGAAAGTTGATGTGACCGATTTTGAACCCCTCCTGCGAGACAGTGTAGAGATTGTGTACGTTCATACCGGATATGAGGATAAAACAGTCGGTTGGGCGTTGACAATTGATTTTGAAATACTTTCCGGCCCACCTGTTGTACGGCCACTTGGTATCACTACGCTCTGGAATGGCGCCTTCAAATATGGTGATCCCAAATATAATATCGCGGATTCTCTGCATCCTATCAGCTATGTGGCGCCATTCGGCACAGCCATTAGCCGTATCAGGATACAGCATACAGGCCACGGTATGGACAAACCAAAGGGGTGCAGCGAGTTTTGTTCCCGCTGGCGCGAGTTGCGCATGGATGGCAAGCTGGTAGACCGTCGTGATATATGGAAGAAATGTGGAAGTAACCCTCTTTACCCTCAGGGTGGAACATGGGTTTACAACCGCGCTTACTGGTGCCCCGGCGACTTGCAGGTGCCCGACATCATCGATCTGCCAACTTCTGCAGGTCAACACACAGCTTCGATAATGATGGAGCCTTATACAGCTACGGGCAATATCCAGGCTGAGGAAAATATTAGCGCCTTTCTATACAGCTACTCTTCACCGCTTCAAAAAACGGATGTGACTTTAGATCAGATTGTTGTGCCTACAGACGAGCAGCAATTTTCGCGTCTGAATCCTGCCGCCTTCAATCCTCGCTTTATTGTCCGGAACCTGGGTTCCCGCAATTTGAAAAAGCTCACTATAACTTATGGCACAGAGGGATTCCCCAAAAGAATTTACCATTGGAAGGGCGACCTGGGGTTCAATAAAACCACCGAAATTATACTGCAGGAACCGGTGCAATTCAAACAAGGAATAAATACGTATACAGTTACTTTATCTAAACCCAATGGAGTGGCAGATGCATGGATGGGTGACAATGAGCTAACCACCACCTTCACGGCTCCTGAGCTTTATCCTACCAACTTTGTATTGAAATTCAAGACAAACAACCAACCGATGGATAATGATGTCTATTTGATAGATTCAGTTGGAAATAAAATATTTCATAGGGCAGCTCCGGAGCTGAGCCCCGATTCCCTTTACCAAGATACCATCCGGTTGAAAGAGGGAAAATATGAGTTGTGCCTGACAGACTCAGCAGGCAATGGGCTGGAATTTTGGGCAGAGCCGAAGAATGGCGATGGCTATTTGCGGATGTTTGATTTGAAAGGAAACCTCATTTACACCTTCGAGAGCGATTGCGGCGATGGCGAGAAGCTGAGTTTTGTCGCTACTTCTAATTTCATTGCCGATACAACACAGGCTAATTACGCATTCTCTTTGTATCCACGGGCTATTACCTCTAATACTGAATTGACTGTCATCTCTAATAAAACGGGTGAAATGAAGGTAGTGTTCACTGTGGATGGAAAAGTGTACCAGCAGCACGAGTATGTTGGGATAAAAAATGGCACATTTAGCTATAATCTTGAAGATCTCCCTGACGGTAGAATCATAATGGAGGTTTTCATTGAAGGCAAAAGCCGTTTTAAAGGGCGACTAAACAAGAAAGGAATCAAAAAGTGA